One window of Leptotrichia sp. oral taxon 498 genomic DNA carries:
- a CDS encoding lysozyme inhibitor LprI family protein has protein sequence MKKLAIFLILLIAALSCSKESKENKIERVSKVDSGNFTEVQTSKNNTKEESQGQKVSYEKEDKAEAKNQNSGFSKQSDGNYAKELENKMEKLEEELQSKLDSGVTSEMINANSELYEAWDAELNKVYKLLMERLSKDKKEKLRNSQRAWIKSKEKKANEASKEADGGTLAGVLYSGTLASMTKERTIELAKMYDNLK, from the coding sequence ATGAAAAAATTAGCAATTTTTCTAATTTTATTAATTGCAGCTCTTAGTTGTTCTAAGGAAAGCAAAGAAAATAAAATTGAAAGAGTTTCAAAAGTAGATTCAGGAAATTTCACAGAAGTTCAGACATCAAAAAATAATACCAAAGAAGAATCTCAAGGTCAAAAAGTTTCCTACGAAAAAGAAGATAAAGCTGAAGCTAAAAATCAAAATAGTGGTTTTAGCAAACAGTCAGATGGAAATTATGCCAAAGAATTAGAAAACAAAATGGAAAAATTGGAAGAAGAACTGCAAAGTAAATTAGACTCAGGTGTGACTTCTGAAATGATAAATGCAAATAGTGAACTTTACGAAGCTTGGGATGCAGAATTAAATAAAGTGTATAAACTTCTAATGGAAAGATTGTCAAAGGACAAAAAAGAAAAATTAAGAAATTCTCAGAGAGCTTGGATAAAAAGTAAAGAAAAAAAAGCAAATGAAGCTTCAAAAGAAGCCGATGGAGGAACTCTGGCAGGAGTGTTATATTCAGGTACACTAGCAAGTATGACAAAAGAGAGAACAATTGAACTGGCAAAAATGTACGATAATTTAAAATAG
- a CDS encoding DUF441 domain-containing protein, producing MESYIFLILILLVGTIKFNKSIVYATIFVILLKILFDISKFYNFKFWDIEKFITQFRKNGINWGVLIITIAILIPIATGEVRFYHLFNAFKSPIGWITIFSGILVSLLSAKGVSLLSNQPEITVTLIAGTIIGVVFLRGIAAGPVIASGITFCILKIMSLFFK from the coding sequence TTGGAAAGTTATATATTTTTAATCTTAATTTTATTAGTTGGAACTATAAAATTTAACAAATCTATTGTATATGCAACTATTTTTGTAATACTCTTAAAAATTTTATTTGATATTTCAAAATTTTATAATTTCAAATTTTGGGATATTGAAAAATTTATTACACAATTTAGAAAAAATGGAATTAATTGGGGAGTTTTAATTATTACAATTGCGATTTTAATTCCGATTGCTACAGGAGAAGTTAGATTTTATCATCTATTCAATGCTTTTAAATCTCCAATTGGATGGATTACAATTTTCAGCGGAATTCTTGTATCGCTTTTATCTGCAAAAGGTGTGTCGCTCTTATCAAATCAGCCAGAAATTACAGTTACTTTAATTGCAGGAACAATAATCGGAGTTGTTTTTTTACGAGGAATTGCGGCAGGACCTGTCATTGCAAGCGGAATTACATTTTGCATTTTAAAAATTATGTCATTATTTTTTAAATAA